The DNA sequence ggcatggccctttattttaacaatttagaattccctttatctaaggatgctttgtgccaactttggttgaaattggcctagtggtttttgagaagaagtcaaaaatgttaaaagtttacagacgatcGGACGGACGCTggactacgggtgatcagaaaagctcacttgagctaaaaaaaatttaaaacccctgttaGAAGTAAACTCTCAATCTAAAGATCAGCTGTCGATATGTTAACCTACTGCGGTACCCAGCAAAGCAATTTGATTTAAAGGGAATATATCATGTACAAGTACTGCTGATAATCATATATATTCAAACAAATGTCATGCAGCCATAATGACTTGTGGTATTCTTCCTCAATCTTGCACCAGAAAACAATGGAATaacatttaatttgattttattgtaATTGCGTATCCTCTACAAGACCTTGTGTGGTACTGGTCTGTGCATTCTGTCGAGTTTTATATAAGAAATCTAGAAATCATCTGATAAACTAACAGTAGTGCAGTAATAATGATATTGTGTTCAAAATTTTGGCTGGACCAGGAATTGAACCCAggacccttgcattactagtcaggtgctccaaccactgagctatccaggccgatatatCCAGTTCGTATAGCCCTAAACTACTTCATTCCTTCCTACTTAATGTTGTCTTTgccctcgaagacacacaacccagattcttttcgCCCCTAGTAGGACAACCTGCAGTGCAGGGGTGGtcatggcaccaaatgtagtatatgGGAGGAGAAAAccttggctggaccgggaattgAACCCAGGaaccctgtattactagtcaggtgctctaaccactgagctatccaggctaATATCTATGGTCCATATAGCCCCAACTACTACAATATATTAAATCTGCTGTTCTTATTTAATTCTACATTCAAATACACGCAAGTTAATTTTGAGCAGTTTTCTATTTACTTCACAcatggttgctatggaaactTCCAATATCTGGTTAGATGAAAAATCTACTTAAATCATTAATGTGATAATctataaaaaatttaattatgcATTGTGTCACATGACTCCGACACCTGAGACTGCCACCCCTTCCTGAAGGCTCTTAATACAGAAATATGGATTTTGaataaggccaagtaaaattaattagtagattatcattcaaacttcacaaaaaaatggggcgggtgggaggattttatttcttatttttcgccatggtattcttgacctcgaaaatgccttctctcattgagaaaaggctttataaatcataattacatgtgtatttgggtttctaaaaggcaaagtgaaacaaagtacgtttagGATACCGGACccgacataaaaatatccggaaatcgtaattttgaaaaataaaaaaaatcggggcagGACaattttcgaggggcgggcgggaatgataatctactaattaattttacttggcctaatgAACACAATTTACAATTGATTTTCATGTAAGAGCCCTTTCGAAACTCCGTGATGCTCTGATCATAAGTTTTCATCAGTGTAATTTGCTACCGATACATAATATAAATGGCCAGAGTCTGTGTCATAATTTTAGGAACAGAAAACATAAGAGTTActtaatcatttttatttttttcatatctaaattaaatcaacatttcttttttttaaagttcataatgttaacaaaaataaactaaaaaataaaatgaaattttaataagaGTGCACACAAGATCAGTAATTGTTCCTAATTGATATAGGTTCAATTCGTTTTTTATACAACTCGATTACTTAAAAAAAAGCAGTTCAACTTATCCGATAAAACAGGATTTTTAAATTACTAAAAAAAGCAGTTCAACTTTATATCCattaaaataacaaaacaaaaaaaaacaaaacaaaaaacagaaTGAAAAATCTGAAATGTGTCctgtaaaatttacaatgtaacaaACTGCAATGAAAGGTTTAATACGTTCATTACATTTATCATAgataatcattattatttcttttcacTGACAACCAATACACCATACCAGGAATGTTTACGGTAATAGAGCGtcattaagaaatgaaaatattaaagtCGTTACCTCGAGCATAAAAAAAGATCAAGAACATCCTACACATACTTTGtacaatacatttttaaatgttgtattgtaaacaaatacaaatttcaaaaaataaattttcaatactTGTACTACGCTTGAGCATACAAACATTCTATACTGTTATATGCTAATATTTAACAAAATGACTATTTCAATAATCTTAATGcagaaatgcaaaattaaatcTGCATAGATAAACTGCATCACATGGCACACCTAATAAAGATTTTCCAGTAAAATTCATTTGggttaaagaaaaaaattcccgACTTCATCGTTACGTTATATAAAAAGAATACCACCCAGTAGTGTTGTCATTGCTCATTAGACAAAGAAGACATTCAAACTTTTTATAAATACCACTGCATGAAAATGTACACCCGTAACTAAAGCTCTCTGGCTGTCAATACGTATGTCAATTTCAGTCATTACACATACAAGCAATCAAAAACATGAAATACAGAACGAGCAAAAGTAAAATTACAAGAAACGTGGATGGGCAGTAACGTCTGTGAAAACTCCACTTCTTTGACTAGCCATTGGTTATACAACCCCTCCTTGGTTTGTGATGTATTGTTGAATCCATGCAGagattttttctaaattatcctCTAGGTCTTCTGGGGTGTTGCTGGGCAATTCGTGcacaatttcaattttatatgaGTCTCTAGCTTCATCCAAGATGGTCTGGAATATTTCGCATTGGACGTTGTCTTCCAATTTCTTTCCTGTGTAGCCCCTGCAAATATAATCcccaaatacattgtatatatcagtactaaatacatgtataatgcccaaatacattgtatataacagCACTAAATATAATcccatatacattgtatatatcagCACTAAATATAATcccatatacattgtatatatcagTACTAAATATAAtcctatatacattgtatataacagcactaaatataatacattgtatataacagCACTAAATATAATcccatatacattgtatatatcagTACTAAATATAAtcctatatacattgtatatatcagCACTAAATATAAtcctatatacattgtatataacagCACTAAATATAATcccatatacattgtatatatcagCACTAAAAGACACTCATCCTTTGacattataaatatacaatgtaatacagTATTGCATAATATGTTCAGTGTTCACAATATACAAAGTCCGGACATCACCACATGTATCATAAAACACAAACTTTTCCACCGTCCATCCTCCAGGTTCTTACCTATTCTCCAGTCTTTCATACAGCACTGTATTATCTGTTCTGAGAACAAACACAATATCAAACCATCTTTCAGGAAAGAATTCACATCCATGGTAATCCACAATATTTCCCCCTGCAGACATTACTTCCTCTAGTTCGTCTATTACCTACAGGAAGAGAGGCAGGAATCAGCTATCCACTAGTGTCAATCAAACAATCTGAAGGATGTTAATCATGATAGAAGGTACGGATGTTAATCATGGTGGAAGTTACAGGTGTTAATCATGATAAAAGTTAtgttcagtttgtgagtaaaatgttcggagtttacacatcgataaattcttcaaataGAATGTTTAATttatgtgtaaactccggacattttactcacaaacttaactttgcacttttattcagtttgtgagtaaaatgtccggagtttacacatcgataaattcttcaaaaaaaatgtttaatcctataatatttTCCACattgatgctttagaaaattaaccagtcccatcggactgactagaacaaatgtcagtcagtccgccatacttttaaccagtcacagactgacgggcatatgttaatttcgagctcTGTATTGAAGTCTttattagagggcgaagccctctcatggcccaaagggccgtgagagtggagctctccctataggtaacacgtatatacatgtttaaaaggaaaatataggaaaataatgaaaaattataccaaacctatggaacttgaaaattttagtaCTAATGGCGTCCATTCGAATATCAGCGTGTGGACATGtattctccattttgaatctcgactaccctagttcacgttgttctgagatgttacataaaattcgtaaaagcatgtaaatcttattttctaaaTCATATAAAATCACTCCctgattaacgccatgtttgttgttgttgttcaaacgctatgtttgtaaatttgctaaataacgacgctgattatgacgtcacaatgtactgtttacatcaattgtgttatatttcccgcgttcaatatataagcggatcaaatatccaaaattaggatgctttgatacagttcCGTCCttgtgctaacttcgggttgtttttgttctgttttggatattgatactaatgccaaaatttgtttgcttcgccctcaaacacggtcacgccgtaaaacatattatttgtCTATCTATTCCTATATATGAAAAGGCAGCATACAGGAGATTAGAACCCACAGTGGAGACACAGAAAATCCCATTTTTAACTATTGTGTCAATAACCAAGTTTTATATGTTTACATGCCATGCATCCCTTatctactacatgtatcacttaCTCTGTCTTCATCCAGAATCGGACACTGATACTGGTCATCCCATCCTTCATATAACTGACCCTCCTTTGCAATCTCCCCTATATTGACATATTTCAGGTTTGTTTTCTGACCAAGTTCTGCTGCTAATGTGGACTTTCCTGTGCCAGGTGTTCCTACAAAAGAATTTATTACACTACCATAACAATGATAATGTACATGAAACCagttacaattttcttttaaagttATCATCATATCATAAGATATCACTATATGAGCAAATGTAACAGCATTTTACAGATACctgttatcaaaatatttggACCATGTGGTCTCTTTGCCAATGCCATTTTCTCATAACCGGTAGTAGAATTGTTACTCTAAATGCCAAATGATGCAAGTTCCGAAGCGAACAAAAGTACCAAACGACATccctgtataaaatctaaattgaaCATAAACATGTCATATTAGCACATAGACAGATAAGGTCTATGAAATGTCGATATATGGAGATCAACAGTCAACAAGTGTGACATATATCTAAGCGAATAAATTTAGTACAACTTGGCGTTTTTCAAGTTTTCGAATTTCCTCGAAATACATTGATATGGAGAGCTGAGAAACCCACCGAGTTCACCTTAAAAGTAAATGATGCACTGAAACAGTAAGAAGAGTTATCAAATTCAAGAAAGCAATGAtcatagaatagaatatgatttatttccaaattagggccctctcgggcatacagcatacatgattgttaacatttcaatgtgcaatgtttatttttaaaaaaatgatgataaaaagaaaagaacgaaacaagagcaaaatatgcactattagtatgagcaatgttcatacatgaaacattttgaacatgataatacttatttgtattacatgtaagtaccaccgtatatcctaatgcaaaacagtcagaaatacccaaataaaaaataaaataaaaaaatatttacatgtacataacaacaccacatgtaataatagtaaaggtagtataagtacatatgattaatactccactgtaatgcaaaagataccacgggacggtaGGAGTGTGTATTGCTCAAGATTTTCCAATACgatacgatacaatattttctgatgcgatatccgatatattggatttacaatgtaattaagcattttctgaagtaaaatatcaaaatgaaaaaaaatgaaatggtttaatatcttttatttcataacaaaatgtcacaatgtaaaatcggggattaaagtctgaggaatctccgatgtgtcacaatgtaaaagcgggtattaatgaaagtctgaggaatctccaatgtcacaatgtaaaagcgaggattaaagtctgaggaatctccaaTGTCACATgcaatgtaaaagcgggtattaaagtctgaggaatcgtgttcctgttagaagccatttttaaattatgaacttcgatcccgacTATTAAAAGGGCTGTTTTTAAACCCGATATTATATCGTATCGTCGAAACACCATATCGTATATCACTGGACAGACGTATACCggtacatttcgatatatcgatatattgattcacccctacgggacggtgcattggtactaggtcaacatgtcatgtttataatggGTGCAGATGTGCAAATATGGTTTCATATGgttcacacataatatacagtaatactagtagtatgagcttagacaatgtacataacatgagacattacttgatgtaatatatttatttatttatttatatttattcaacaatcaagggccctcagggggcatatacaaattaacaattaaacattataactacatgatacaatttacacatgtgtaccatatacacgttaagggtttctacattgacataggtattgaattctcatcacaatactgattggaaatgtactgtacaataagtgtgctatatgggaagtaaagtaaaacaatattataaaatgttgtcacaaGCACAGAGGGTACCAAGGGACGGTGCCTGAGCCAAGTCTATCAGACTGGCAGTCTTGTACCCTAAGTGTTTAAGACAGCCTATTTATAgtatacacaaaaataaatacatgatacCACAATATGTACACATGCATACCATATACAGATGTTATATATTCAAGGCAGCTTACTTGAGTATTGTATACAATTAAATAGAACTACACAATACGATATACAGATGTATACCATTTCTACATTGATGTTGGTCTTGAGTTGGCTTATAGTACTGATTGAAAATGCGATGTGCAACAAGGATGTTACATGGGtaggaaaataaaacaatattataaaatgttgtcacgAATACATGGggtaccaagggacagtgcctttGCCAAGTCAATCAGTCTGGCAATCTTGTACCCCAAGTATTCGAGACAGCTAGCTTATTTATAGATGTGTTTATTTGAAAGCGACAAGGAGTAAATTATACATACAAGTATAGTTATACAACCCTTAGTATTCTATATCCTATGTAAGTACCACcatgtatcctaatgcaaaacagtcagaaatgcaTACAGGAagaaaatataacaatatatgcTATGACACATAATAATAGTAAAAGGCACGTAGTACAAGTACATATGATTgactgtaatgcaaaagataccacgggacggtgcattggtactgAGTCAACATGTTATGTTTACAGTGGgtgcataattatgtataaacatattgGTTTGAACTTTCACATGcttcattttatattgcttcTTTAATCAAATCGCAAAGGGCTACAAGTACATCAGTATTTTCACAATTGAGTAACCATATTAATCTATTCATGTTGTCAAGACTGGaaaaatgttcacattgttgttttataattttatacatgttCTTCCTGAGTGAGTTATAAGTTGAACATTCAAAAATTAgatgaatttcatcaccaaTTTTACAAGAAGAACACTTTGTACAAAATCTTAAATGTCTAGGGATTCCTGAATAACGACCTTGTTCTACTGGTAAATTGTGCGCTGATGTACGTAATCTTGCGAGTGCTTTACGTTGTACAGGTGGTAAGAGTGTtaagtaattttcaaaaacaaaattagttttaaatttAACATAAGTTTCAAGTTTTCCATATTGTAAATATGATTGTTTCTAATTCCAACAATTCCAAATAACTTTTGTACGACACCATACCATGACTGCGATTTTAATGATTCAAGTACCTTAATGATACTGCTCCGTGGTTTCTTAAAAATTTATTGTCAATTCAGTGGATAAATTCATGCTCTTTTTCAGTTTATATTCATGATTTTTAATGGAAATGAAGAGACAGAATATTATTTGCATTACTGGAAAGAAAAAGATACAAATTATTGCATTGTCAAACAAACAGCTATCAGAAGAGACCGAGTctcatcaatatatatatggacAACATAAACCGTGGTGTTTACACAAGCACCTGAactatggatattactacccccctcccctcccttTTTCATGATAATCTTtctttggtggcaataatttatctgaaatgtgtgaattccctgtctatctcatccctctttcgattcatgtaatcgtttcacgctttttgtaagctttagagattggccttctaccggtataataaaatacacaaggtatgaaacaaaaatttgtaaacaaacagggtccccgtttcggggcacattttccaagtaattgcagtgttacctaaggaattttggtGAGTGGCAGGTCAGGGAGATgccatactacaagtctcttcaactcaaaacccatctcatctcttttatttgacatatttcatatttctggGTGTTTATAGTAGAATGATATTAAGACATTTATTTTCTAATATACCTATCAAACAGTAATTTGAATTATGCCCCTTTGTGGGGTCATCCAACGGTAAATATTGGTGAAGCCAAGTTTTCTATCTTTACACTACCAAATGTAAGTTGAGATTACAACTTTGAATTATAAAGAGCTCTTAAATCATTATTAAGTTTTCATACATTATAAGTTCTTATGGGTTGTCCCTGACTCCCACCCTGGGACATTATTGTAGCTGACCGCAATTGATGAAAAAATAGCTAATGTTAAACCTACACATCAGATTacaattacaaaggccaacacAGGGAAATAAGATTTTTTACTACAAGATGCTGGACAAGGGACATAACTTGTGGCAAAATGTTGATACACATAATTGATTTAGAGTTTGAATGGGTAAAGAGAGAATTTTCTATGTGATGCAAAAACGAAAGCCAAATGAGATAAACATACTATGAGTAAACATACTATCAATTAACTCATGatagtaaaaaagaaaaaagccTTTGAACAAATTGTAAAAGGAAGGGGCTACATCTGTGTTGGGATCAAGATGGGATTACAACTGGGGATTTTAATTTTACATAGCAATatacaccaaaaaaaaaaaaatcagtagatattatcttttcaagaaccaccagtgtacaatttgtcaaattgatTTGTGCTTAGTATACTTGTGCAGTGTACATACAAGTTTGTAGGTTTTATGTAGAATTatgtgggattttttttttattctttcctATACCACAAAAACACAGtatgtcatattgatatgcaagcatcctaatgtagtgtagattcaaatttgtttacaCCATGACTTCTTGAGTCAGGGTATAGCTACAATAGGGACTTAAAATATAATTAAGTGTGAGCAAGGCTACCCAGGTGAGCAGTGtggcctcttgtttgttgtgTGATATTTATATACGTGACCATCAAGGACAATGGGCTTCATTCtgtattattataattataattataataatcatTATATTATCAATCAATAAGGAAAAATGTTCGAAGTCTAAGCTTATAAATATACCTGTATTTATACCAGGTAGTTATGTTTTAATTCAGTTGTAATTATTGGAATATATCATAACATCTAGGGTATCATTATAGAAATAAATCTGTGATGATTAGATCCATTAGTAGTCTTCTTTTACTGGTAGAGACTGGTTAGCCAGGAGAGTGGTGATGGGCACTGACCAGACACAGCTGGACACTGCTGTCCTGGAGAGGAGACTTTCAGAACAGTTCCTGGCTACTGACCTGAGGTGGAGCTTATTCGTAGCAGCGTTGTACAGTTACAGATTTGACACAGTTCTCAAACCTTTCCCTTCCCAGTTCTTGAAGGAAAATGGGGAAAAAGATATGAAAAAGCTGGTAATTGATTGGTGACACATGTTGTGTAATCTGTAAGCTGTTAATTGATTTGTTACACATGTTGTGTAATCTGTAAGCTGGTAATTGATTTGTTACACATGTTGTGTAATCTGTAAGCTGGTAATGGATTTGTGATGTGTGTTGTGTAATCTGTAAGCTGGTAATTGATTTGTTACACATGTTGTGTAATCTGTAAGCTGGTAATTGATTTGTTACACATGTTGTGTAATCTGTAAGTTGGTAATTGATTTGTTACACATGTTGTGTAATCTGTAAGCTGTTAATTGATTTGTTACACATGTTGTGTAATCTGTAAGCTGGTAATTGATTTGTTACACATGTTGTGTAATCTGTAAGCTGGTAATTGATTGGTGACACATGTTGTGTAATCTGTTAGCTGGTAATTGATTGGTGTCGCATGTTGTGTAATCTGTAAGCTGGTAATGGATTGGTGTCGCATGTTGTGTAATCTGTTAGCTGGTAATTGATTGGTGTCGCATGTTGTGTAATCTGTAAGCTGGTAATTGATTTGTTACACATGTTGTGTAATCTGTAAGCTGGTAATGGATTGGTGTCGCATGTCGTGTAATCTGTAAGCTGGTGTTGTGTAATCTGTTAGCTGGTAATTGATTGGTGACACATGTCGTGTAATCTGTTAGCTGGTAATTGATTGGTGACGCATGTTGTGTAATCTGTTAGCTGGTAATTGATTGGTGACACATGTTGTGTAATCTGTAAGCTGTTAATTGATTTGTTACACATGTTGTGTAATCTGTTAGCTGGTAATGGATTGGTGACACATGTCGTGTAATCTGTAAGCTGGTAATGGATTGGTGTCACATGTTGTGTAATCTGTTAGCTGTTAATTGATTTGTTACACATGTTGTGTAATCTGTAAGCTGGTAATGGATTGGTGTTGCATGTCGTGTAATCTGTTAGCTGGTAATTGATTGGTGTCGCATGTTGTGTATTGTTGTGTAATCTGTAACTATGTCAGTTTATATTGCTGCTTCTCCtattttaaacatattcaaTGTCCCACATGTGGAACTGAGGCAATTCCTCATGGCTGTTGAGGCAACCTACTTGTAATTTGTTCTGACACACTTTTTAGGGAACCTACATTGTAATTTGTCATGGCACACTTTTATGACATGCCTTTGTGACAATCTACATGGAATTTATCATGACACACTTTTATGGCATGCTGTTTAGGGAACTTACATTTGTTAATGACACTTTTGTGGGAACCTACAAATGATTGTTTTGGCATGTTTTTATGGGAACCTACATGTAATTTGCTTCATTAATTGCTACAGTTTCAATTAAACACAATTCAAATTTTGTGATAATGGTACGCAGATAAGAAGATGtggatttttattgttttggacATGTTTGTGATTGATATACTGTGAGTGTTGTGTGGTGATGTTGTATGACAATTCAGGTCCAAACTCAAGTTTGGTCTTGTATTTGATCAATATCGTAAATAATTATATCATGTCCATATTTAAAACTAAACTTTGCTGGACTAATAAAACACAAGAATTGAGGTCTGTCCATTATCCGGATAGTGAAGTTGATACAAGTATAATCGATTCTCACCTCAGTTACCCGTGTTCAATCCTTGTTTTTAGCATTGGTTGtctgtgagagggtatggtggtcacCTGGACATGTGGTTGtttgtgagagggtatggtggtcacTTGGACATGTGGTTGTCAatgagagggtatggtggtcacTTGGGACATGTGGTTGtttgtgagagggtatggtggtcacTTGGACATGTGGTTGTTTGTGAGAGGTTATGGTGATGACTTGGACTTATGATTTTGTGTGGACTCTCTGGTTTCTTTGCACACTATTGACCCCCACTTTTGTAAAACCACACTTAGGCCTCCTCTCTACCTGTCATGGACTATCTTGTTTACTGTTTAAGCTGAggaaagatttatttttataatttcagGAGAGGACAGTTGACAAGGTACCAAAATTGAGCGAGTTGAAATCTTGCAGCATTGAGATACAGGGTTTATTGTCATGGGTCACAGACGTGAAGAATTTCTCCATCATAATGACGGAGTTATCAAAGGtatattcatttaaagcagaaGGACTTTAAGAATTTCTAAAAATAAGTTAGTCTTCCTCATTATATCCGCTTAAAAAGGGATGACTCACTTCTGTGTTTTTATGTAAGGAAATGTGTTCTGAATGAAGAGAATCAATGACAAATTGTTATCGCCTTTTTAAATCATATCCCTGCAACAATGCTGGAAGGGTGGTTACTGCAATCAGGTTGTCTGCCTGTCTACAGGTAAATGAGGATGATCCCTTACGATTATGTAGTCagtgggtcaaaggtcaagtgaaCTGAacaatgatagaaaatagtgaTTGAGGTAATAAAACAGTGGTCAGTTTCAAATTTCTTACAGGTGAAAAAGAGCAAATTGCAAGGCCATAGTTGCCTCAAAATTCCATAAGTTTTTGCTCATTGTGTAAGCTAGAACTGTTAGTACCGGTACTGAGTTACAGTCTCACACTGATTGTTAGTACTCTGCCTTTAATTAGTACCTGTCTTCTGTATTCAACAGTTTGATGAAATCCAGGCTCTAACAAAGGACAGTGGAGTTTCTGCAGTGAGGCCAAACTTTGTCTTTGAGTTGACCTACTCACAGGCCGCAGATGCTAAATTTCAGGATGTCAGGAATGGTAGAGATCTCTTTTATGCCTATCATGGAAGTCGACtggaaaattttcattctatactGCATCATGGATTAGCATCACATTTGAATAAGGTAAAAAGAAAATCGTGTTCTCT is a window from the Ostrea edulis chromosome 5, xbOstEdul1.1, whole genome shotgun sequence genome containing:
- the LOC125649104 gene encoding adenylate kinase isoenzyme 6-like, producing the protein MALAKRPHGPNILITGTPGTGKSTLAAELGQKTNLKYVNIGEIAKEGQLYEGWDDQYQCPILDEDRVIDELEEVMSAGGNIVDYHGCEFFPERWFDIVFVLRTDNTVLYERLENRGYTGKKLEDNVQCEIFQTILDEARDSYKIEIVHELPSNTPEDLEDNLEKISAWIQQYITNQGGVV
- the LOC125649103 gene encoding protein mono-ADP-ribosyltransferase PARP16-like, coding for MGTDQTQLDTAVLERRLSEQFLATDLRWSLFVAALYSYRFDTVLKPFPSQFLKENGEKDMKKLERTVDKVPKLSELKSCSIEIQGLLSWVTDVKNFSIIMTELSKFDEIQALTKDSGVSAVRPNFVFELTYSQAADAKFQDVRNGRDLFYAYHGSRLENFHSILHHGLASHLNKVGVFGEGTYLSSELSVSLHYSPMGRSWERSSLGDKLSCVAVCEMIDDPSVKCQVKDNNNRSRAGDSMAGKVPDKYYIVQNNDVIRVKYLLVYCQKSVSQRGSTSALRSWCFRHKFLLMMIMYALILIIVGLANSKTFRYQLKKFGMFKQR